From one Lycium barbarum isolate Lr01 chromosome 6, ASM1917538v2, whole genome shotgun sequence genomic stretch:
- the LOC132600843 gene encoding histone H4 yields MSGRGKGGKGLGKGGAKRHRKVLRDNIQGITKPAIRRLARRGGVKRISGLIYEETRGVLKIFLENVIRDAVTYTEHARRKTVTAMDVVYALKRQGRTLYGFGG; encoded by the coding sequence ATGTCGGGTCGTGGAAAGGGAGGAAAAGGGTTAGGAAAGGGAGGAGCAAAACGACACCGTAAAGTCCTTAGAGATAACATTCAAGGTATCACTAAGCCTGCTATTAGGCGTTTGGCACGTAGAGGAGGAGTGAAGCGTATAAGTGGGCTTATATATGAGGAGACACGTGGCGTGCTGAAGATATTCTTGGAGAATGTGATACGTGATGCTGTTACTTACACTGAGCATGCTAGGAGGAAGACTGTTACTGCTATGGATGTTGTTTATGCTCTTAAGAGGCAAGGAAGGACTCTCTATGGTTTTGGTGGTTGA